The following are encoded together in the Chiloscyllium plagiosum isolate BGI_BamShark_2017 chromosome 1, ASM401019v2, whole genome shotgun sequence genome:
- the LOC122555983 gene encoding uncharacterized protein LOC122555983, translating into MPRIFFTVSVLFGHQIAARDPEQEVIDLCKGVDCVGPDQVIQDKNYDEVTYINLQYVEAEVHGTDLEQVVELGLDKLFKYSRFGNAEETIVPITAPWVLTGCLVNGTFPQRFNVCVTIVLQADWLQYNLRDFPAFPVQASEIQQDLDNIWDWADRWTIPNKTDGKQYEELVLDFMKDLEEDKRILNGKFIIGWYKKGRRAQIAFEKELQ; encoded by the exons ATGCCGAGAATCTTCTTCACTGTGTCTGTCCTTTTTGGGCATCAAATTGCTGCACGGGATCCAGAGCAGGAGGTGATTGACCTCTGTAAGGGTGTTGACTGTGTCGGGCCAGATCAAGTCATCCAGGACAAG AATTATGATGAGGTGACATACATAAACTTACAATATGTTGAGGCAGAGGTTCATGGAACGGATTTGGAGCAAGTAGTGGAGCTCGGTCTGGACAAACTGTTCAAGTATTCACGTTTTGGCAATGCTGAAG AAACAATAGTTCCTATCACTGCACCTTGGGTACTCACTGGATGCTTGGTAAATGGAACATTTCCACAGAGATTCAATGTATGTGTGACCATTGTATTGCAAGCTGATTGGCTGCAATACAATCTGAGggattttccagccttccctgtACAGGCAAGTG AgattcagcaagacctggacaatatctgggATTGGGCTGACAGGTG GACTATTCCCAACAAAACTGATGGGAAACAATATGAAGAACTGGTCCTTGATTTCATGAAAGACTTGGAAGAAGACAAGAGAATACTTAATGGGAAATTTATTATTGGTTGGTATAAGAAAGGTAGACGAGCACAAATAGCTTTCGAAAAGGAATTGCAATGA